A genomic segment from Gopherus evgoodei ecotype Sinaloan lineage chromosome 6, rGopEvg1_v1.p, whole genome shotgun sequence encodes:
- the PRKAA1 gene encoding 5'-AMP-activated protein kinase catalytic subunit alpha-1 isoform X4 produces MVVHRDLKPENVLLDAHMNAKIADFGLSNMMSDGEFLRTSCGSPNYAAPEVISGRLYAGPEVDIWSSGVILYALLCGTLPFDDDHVPTLFKKICDGIFYTPQYLNPSVISLLKHMLQVDPMKRATIRDIREHEWFKQDLPKYLFPEDPSYSSNMIDDEALKEVCEKFECTEEEVLSCLYNRNHQDPLAVAYHLIIDNRRIMNEAKDFYLATSPPDSFLDDHHLSRPHPERVPFLVAEAPRPRHTLDELNPQKSKHQGVRRAKWHLGIRSQSRPNDIMAEVCRAIKQLDYEWKVVNPYYLRVRRKNPVTSIYSKMSLQLYQVDSRTYLLDFRSIDDEIIEAKSGTTTPQRSGSVSSYRSCQKESDGDAQGKSADVSLTSSLTSSVDSSSADLTSRPGSHTIEFFEMCANLIKILAQ; encoded by the exons TTTG GTCTTTCAAATATGATGTCAGATGGAGAGTTTTTAAGAACAAGCTGTGGTTCCCCTAACTATGCTGCACCAGAAGTAATTTCAGGAAG ATTATATGCAGGTCCAGAAGTAGATATTTGGAGCAGTGGGGTTATTCTCTATGCTCTGTTATGTGGAACCCTTCCATTTGATGATGATCACGTGCCAACGCTTTTTAAGAAGATATGTGATGGTATCTTTTATACCCCTCAATATCTGAATCCATCTGTGATTAGCCTTCTGAAACACATGCTGCAGGTGGATCCTATGAAGAGAGCTACAATCAGAGACATTAG GGAGCATGAGTGGTTCAAGCAGGATCTTCCCAAGTATCTCTTTCCTGAAGACCCATCATATAGCTCAAACATGATTGATGATGAAGCCTTAAAAGAAGTGTGTGAGAAGTTTGAATGCACAGAAGAGGAGGTGCTAAGCTGTTTATATAACCGAAATCATCAAGACCCCTTAGCAGTCGCCTATCACCTCATTATAGATAACAGAAGAATAATGAATGAGGCCAAAGACTTCTATTTGGCAACAAGCCCACCAGATTCTTTTCTTGATGATCACCATTTGTCTCGCCCTCATCCTGAAAGAGTGCCATTTTTAGTCGCTGAAGCACCGCGGCCACGCCACACACTTGATGAGCTCAACCCGCAAAAGTCAAAACACCAAGGTGTAAGAAGAGCTAAGTGGCATTTAGGAATTCGGAGTCAGAGTCGACCAAATGACATCATGGCAGAAGTTTGTCGAGCAATTAAACAATTGGATTACGAATGGAAG GTTGTAAATCCATACTACTTGCGTGTTCGAAGGAAGaatccagtgactagtatatatTCTAAAATGAGTTTACAGTTATACCAGGTGGACAGTAGGACGTACTTACTGGATTTCCGTAGCATTGATG aCGAAATTATTGAAGCAAAATCTGGGACTACCACACCACAGAGATCAGGTTCTGTAAGCAGCTATAGATCTTGTCAGAAGGAGTCTGATGGTGATGCACAAGGAAAATCTGCAGATGTGTCCCTTACCTCATCACTGACATCTTCAGTTGACTCTTCTTCAGCTGACTTAACCTCAAGACCAGGGAGTCACACCATAGAATTTTTTGAGATGTGtgcaaatcttattaaaatacttGCACAATAA
- the PRKAA1 gene encoding 5'-AMP-activated protein kinase catalytic subunit alpha-1 isoform X2 — MRRLGSWLKMAAADKQKHEHGRVKIGHYILGDTLGVGTFGKVKGLSNMMSDGEFLRTSCGSPNYAAPEVISGRLYAGPEVDIWSSGVILYALLCGTLPFDDDHVPTLFKKICDGIFYTPQYLNPSVISLLKHMLQVDPMKRATIRDIREHEWFKQDLPKYLFPEDPSYSSNMIDDEALKEVCEKFECTEEEVLSCLYNRNHQDPLAVAYHLIIDNRRIMNEAKDFYLATSPPDSFLDDHHLSRPHPERVPFLVAEAPRPRHTLDELNPQKSKHQGVRRAKWHLGIRSQSRPNDIMAEVCRAIKQLDYEWKVVNPYYLRVRRKNPVTSIYSKMSLQLYQVDSRTYLLDFRSIDDEIIEAKSGTTTPQRSGSVSSYRSCQKESDGDAQGKSADVSLTSSLTSSVDSSSADLTSRPGSHTIEFFEMCANLIKILAQ, encoded by the exons GTCTTTCAAATATGATGTCAGATGGAGAGTTTTTAAGAACAAGCTGTGGTTCCCCTAACTATGCTGCACCAGAAGTAATTTCAGGAAG ATTATATGCAGGTCCAGAAGTAGATATTTGGAGCAGTGGGGTTATTCTCTATGCTCTGTTATGTGGAACCCTTCCATTTGATGATGATCACGTGCCAACGCTTTTTAAGAAGATATGTGATGGTATCTTTTATACCCCTCAATATCTGAATCCATCTGTGATTAGCCTTCTGAAACACATGCTGCAGGTGGATCCTATGAAGAGAGCTACAATCAGAGACATTAG GGAGCATGAGTGGTTCAAGCAGGATCTTCCCAAGTATCTCTTTCCTGAAGACCCATCATATAGCTCAAACATGATTGATGATGAAGCCTTAAAAGAAGTGTGTGAGAAGTTTGAATGCACAGAAGAGGAGGTGCTAAGCTGTTTATATAACCGAAATCATCAAGACCCCTTAGCAGTCGCCTATCACCTCATTATAGATAACAGAAGAATAATGAATGAGGCCAAAGACTTCTATTTGGCAACAAGCCCACCAGATTCTTTTCTTGATGATCACCATTTGTCTCGCCCTCATCCTGAAAGAGTGCCATTTTTAGTCGCTGAAGCACCGCGGCCACGCCACACACTTGATGAGCTCAACCCGCAAAAGTCAAAACACCAAGGTGTAAGAAGAGCTAAGTGGCATTTAGGAATTCGGAGTCAGAGTCGACCAAATGACATCATGGCAGAAGTTTGTCGAGCAATTAAACAATTGGATTACGAATGGAAG GTTGTAAATCCATACTACTTGCGTGTTCGAAGGAAGaatccagtgactagtatatatTCTAAAATGAGTTTACAGTTATACCAGGTGGACAGTAGGACGTACTTACTGGATTTCCGTAGCATTGATG aCGAAATTATTGAAGCAAAATCTGGGACTACCACACCACAGAGATCAGGTTCTGTAAGCAGCTATAGATCTTGTCAGAAGGAGTCTGATGGTGATGCACAAGGAAAATCTGCAGATGTGTCCCTTACCTCATCACTGACATCTTCAGTTGACTCTTCTTCAGCTGACTTAACCTCAAGACCAGGGAGTCACACCATAGAATTTTTTGAGATGTGtgcaaatcttattaaaatacttGCACAATAA